A region from the Leishmania panamensis strain MHOM/PA/94/PSC-1 chromosome 20 sequence genome encodes:
- a CDS encoding amastin-like surface protein, putative (TriTrypDB/GeneDB-style sysID: LpmP.20.1095): MELNIPLLLYAVVQFVAFIFVLVATPIGIFRVTKNHTIAHGVISLWGAKVDTGNSTLFDPISDFWSECPGHLLRFRLAEAFAIISIFVYGAAFVLGVIMLFCGSILRWICLGLNIVGAITVCIVWATMVRSYFNDDGKECPALQSVTVYGAGFALFVAAWVLDVINIFILLLSICTTVTTESGQVKQTEVKL, from the coding sequence ATGGAGTTGAATATCCCCCTGTTACTCTACGCGGTCGTCCAGTTCGTCGCGTTTATCTTTGTACTGGTGGCGACGCCGATCGGCATTTTTCGCGTCACTAAGAATCACACCATCGCTCACGGAGTTATTTCCTTGTGGGGAGCCAAGGTCGATACCGGTAATTCAACATTATTCGATCCCATAAGCGATTTCTGGTCTGAGTGTCCCGGCCACCTGCTTCGTTTCCGCCTTGCTGAGGCATTCGCTATCATCTCCATCTTTGTGTACGGCGCAGCGTTTGTCCTGGGCGTCATCATGCTGTTCTGCGGCTCCATCTTACGCTGGATATGCCTGGGGCTCAACATTGTGGGTGCCATCACCGTGTGCATTGTCTGGGCTACCATGGTGAGGAGCTATTTTAATGATGACGGTAAAGAATGTCCAGCTCTCCAGAGTGTTACGGTGTATGGTGCCGGCTTTGCACTCTTCGTGGCAGCGTGGGTGCTGGATGTTATTAACATCTTCATCTTGTTGCTGTCAATCTGCACTACGGTTACCACTGAAAGTGGCCAGGTGAAGCAAACGGAGGTAAAACTATAG
- a CDS encoding kinesin, putative (TriTrypDB/GeneDB-style sysID: LpmP.20.1100~partially sequenced multicopy gene) produces the protein EVGCYREMAMKSLVEREGRANVCERCSGVVYTNSLRPADPSSSIGRSTAADVTTGQEVDELADSLVVACGMLAKLMQANAELREFYDTARGVQDAVERREAELNAENLSLRERLAMLEDIVLQEDLEEVKEDSLLGDADAKGMLNSSKPPKQARPSRERPELSRAVGGPLSAVTQTTALPALEQCTGDRASRAGAVNDSATGGSSSQRSTVSSTDVGRPATVVNARCEPSKRASTSPSTRSAARVSAPHNGAVASPVRTIALGPSPTVEQLSSVLHGLPSGIPALGDASEALLMRRADRASLRKRATEDKDGRQEHGRKKTRKKRSGGLARRLTEYEARYRMPHTTETYADYYQQPVRSKSVAVVVPGVPAIRASETASMQVTAALQDMRITVSKLPKAVVREYVPASLLRPGMFGSLAFGGEDAAKMRFEQNRCAREARLRESKQRQQELYRKVHLAVHGLRSEDQASVGVAHSSSSASSLETETPQQANRTSDYTSNPGERETESCRSGLVYPICAPTSSCAPLAVKRAGTAPYCEPSVRQSPSASFASMTRLMEYVKHNK, from the coding sequence GGAGGTCGGGTGCTATCGTGAGATGGCGATGAAGTCCCTGGTAGAGCGTGAAGGACGCGCAAACGTGtgcgagcgctgcagcggtgtggTGTACACCAATTCCCTACGCCCCGCCGACCCATCGAGCTCCATTGGCCGTAGCACGGCAGCAGACGTGACCACTGGACAAGAGGTGGATGAACTCGCGGACTCGCTTGTAGTCGCGTGCGGAATGCTCGCCAAGTTGATGCAGGCAAATGCAGAGCTACGCGAGTTCTATGATACGGCGCGCGGGGTACAGGATGCTGTGGAACGTCGCGAGGCAGAGCTCAACGCCGAGAACCTGTCGCTTCGAGAGCGTCTTGCCATGCTGGAGGATATTGTGCTGCAAGAAGACCTGGAGGAGGTAAAGGAGGATAGCCTGCTGGGCGACGCTGATGCCAAGGGAATGCTTAACAGCAGCAAGCCACCGAAGCAGGCTAGGCCTTCCCGGGAGAGACCGGAGCTCTCGCGTGCCGTGGGAGGACCACTTTCGGCGGTGACGCAGACCACCGCCTTACCAGCTCTCGAGCAGTGTACAGGTGATAGAGCGAGTCGCGCTGGGGCAGTCAATGACAGCGCCACAGGAGGCTCCTCTTCGCAGCGATCCACTGTCTCATCGACCGATGTTGGGCGACCTGCTACGGTGGTGAATGCGCGTTGTGAGCCCAGTAAGCGCGCCTCAACATCACCATCCACACGCAGCGCGGCACGTGTAAGTGCACCTCACAACGGCGCGGTGGCGTCGCCTGTGCGCACGATAGCCCTTGGCCCATCCCCCACGGTAGAGCAGCTCTCTAGCGTTCTGCATGGCCTGCCAAGTGGCATCCCTGCATTGGGTGACGCTTCTGAGGCCTTGCTGATGCGCCGTGCCGACCGTGCGTCCTTGAGGAAGCGTGCGACGGAGGATAAGGACGGACGACAAGAGCATGGTCGGAAAAAGACAAGGAAGAAGCGCAGTGGTGGCTTGGCGAGGCGACTCACGGAGTACGAGGCGCGGTACCGGATGCCGCACACCACTGAAACGTACGCTGACTACTACCAGCAACCGGTTCGCAGCAAGAGTGTAGCGGTTGTGGTTCCTGGTGTTCCTGCGATCCGAGCGTCGGAGACTGCCTCGATGCAGGTGACGGCTGCGTTGCAGGACATGAGGATAACGGTGTCAAAGCTGCCCAAGGCGGTGGTACGAGAGTACGTgcccgcctctcttttgcggCCCGGTATGTTCGGGTCTTTGGCGTTCGGCGGTGAAGATGCCGCAAAAATGCGGTTTGAGCAGAACCGTTGCGCCCGAGAGGCACGTCTGCGCGAGTcgaagcagcgccagcaggagTTGTACCGGAAGGTGCACCTGGCCGTTCACGGGCTTCGATCTGAGGACCAAGCAAGCGTCGGCGTTGCTcactcgtcgtcgtcggcctCTTCTTTAGAGACCGAGACGCCACAGCAGGCAAACAGGACAAGCGATTACACTAGCAATCCCGGTGAGCGAGAGACGGAAAGCTGCCGAAGCGGTCTTGTGTATCCAATTTGTGCGCCGACGTCTTCCTGCGCGCCCCTGGCGGTCAAACGTGCTGGCACCGCTCCGTACTGTGAGCCGAGTGTGCGCCAGAGCCCATCCGCCTCCTTTGCCAGCATGACACGCCTTATGGAGTACGTGAAGCACAACAAGTAA